In Helicobacter ibis, a genomic segment contains:
- the uvrC gene encoding excinuclease ABC subunit UvrC, which yields MVDLLESIKSLPNKSGVYQYHDKDGRLLYVGKAKNLKNRVKSYFRFTPYLSPAPNLSQRIIHMLNATTSLRYIVLENEHDALILENSLIKQLKPKYNILLRDDKTYPYLCVNLNEEFPRIYLTRKVLKDKNLKYYGPYTTGARALLDSIYESFLLIQKESCLKGKKACLFYQIKKCLAPCEGKVTKEDYSKILSNALECIDNPKKILKILEEKMNLYSQAMRYEEAMIYRDRIQKIQGINKLSMVEIPSLEDLDVFAFLSLGNKGALVKFFIRNGKIVSSTTNTIKSQYEINELEIYTQALINYYSLSLPFVPKKILVPFDFGDSLAWLEDFLQNRFHKKIQIINPKSGDKKRLCTLALSNAQEALRISNKDDEITKDIQELFSLQNRPYRIEVFDTSHHKGEQCVGAMVVYDDRFIKEDYRHYLLHFKDEYSQMREMLSRRIESFSENPPPDLWVLDGGVGQINIALELLKKAGVNLEVVSISKEKLDSKAYRAKGRANDILRSKDGEYKLVSSDRRLMFIQKLRDEAHRFAITFHQKQKQKTMQQSKLLEIKGIGKATQKRLLDYFGDFESVHKASLKELEIALGEQKALAVYEALSSS from the coding sequence ATAGTGGATTTATTAGAGAGCATTAAGAGTTTGCCAAATAAAAGTGGAGTGTATCAATACCATGATAAAGATGGCAGATTATTATATGTGGGTAAAGCTAAGAATCTTAAAAATAGAGTAAAGAGTTATTTTAGATTCACTCCATACCTATCTCCTGCACCAAATTTATCTCAAAGAATAATCCACATGCTAAATGCAACTACAAGCCTTAGATATATAGTGCTAGAAAATGAGCATGATGCATTGATATTAGAAAACTCACTAATAAAGCAACTAAAGCCAAAATATAATATTTTACTTAGAGATGATAAGACATATCCATATTTGTGTGTGAATCTAAATGAGGAATTCCCTAGAATCTATCTTACAAGAAAGGTTTTAAAAGATAAGAATCTAAAATACTATGGTCCATATACCACTGGTGCTAGGGCATTATTAGATTCAATTTATGAATCCTTTTTATTAATACAAAAAGAAAGTTGCCTAAAAGGTAAGAAGGCATGTTTGTTCTATCAAATCAAAAAATGTCTTGCACCGTGTGAAGGCAAAGTAACAAAAGAAGACTACTCTAAAATACTATCTAACGCACTAGAATGTATAGACAATCCAAAAAAGATTCTAAAAATACTAGAAGAAAAAATGAATCTTTACTCACAAGCCATGAGATATGAAGAGGCAATGATTTATAGAGATAGAATCCAAAAAATACAGGGAATAAACAAACTAAGTATGGTTGAGATTCCTAGCTTGGAGGACTTAGATGTTTTTGCATTTTTGTCTTTGGGGAATAAAGGTGCTCTTGTGAAGTTTTTTATAAGAAATGGCAAAATAGTATCAAGCACTACAAATACAATAAAAAGCCAATACGAAATAAATGAGCTAGAGATATACACACAAGCTTTGATTAATTATTATAGTTTATCCTTGCCATTTGTGCCAAAAAAAATTCTAGTTCCTTTTGATTTTGGTGATAGTCTTGCATGGCTTGAGGATTTTTTACAGAATAGATTCCATAAAAAAATACAAATAATAAATCCAAAAAGTGGTGATAAAAAGAGACTATGCACTCTTGCATTAAGTAATGCACAAGAGGCATTAAGGATTAGCAATAAAGATGATGAGATAACAAAAGACATACAAGAATTATTCTCTCTTCAAAATAGGCCTTATAGAATTGAAGTGTTTGATACTTCTCATCACAAGGGAGAGCAATGTGTTGGTGCTATGGTTGTGTATGATGATCGCTTTATTAAAGAGGATTATAGACATTATTTATTGCATTTTAAAGATGAGTATTCTCAAATGCGTGAAATGCTAAGCAGAAGAATAGAATCTTTTAGTGAAAATCCACCACCTGATTTATGGGTGCTAGATGGTGGAGTAGGGCAGATTAATATTGCATTAGAATTATTAAAAAAAGCAGGTGTAAATTTAGAAGTAGTATCAATATCTAAAGAAAAGTTAGATTCCAAAGCCTATCGTGCTAAGGGAAGGGCTAATGATATTTTGCGTAGCAAAGATGGTGAATATAAGCTTGTAAGCTCTGATAGAAGGCTGATGTTCATACAGAAGCTAAGAGATGAAGCACATAGATTTGCAATCACATTCCACCAAAAACAAAAACAAAAAACAATGCAACAAAGTAAACTTTTAGAGATAAAGGGCATAGGTAAGGCTACTCAAAAGAGGCTTTTAGATTATTTTGGCGACTTTGAATCTGTGCATAAAGCAAGTCTAAAAGAGTTAGAAATTGCACTAGGAGAACAAAAGGCTCTAGCGGTATATGAGGCTTTAAGTTCTAGCTAG
- the ubiE gene encoding bifunctional demethylmenaquinone methyltransferase/2-methoxy-6-polyprenyl-1,4-benzoquinol methylase UbiE has translation MEKQQEIISMFDNIADSYDITNRILSCGIDVIWRNKACSLAFQNMQTKDNINIIDVACGTGDMIIKWQENANKNNININNIKGIDPSEKMLQIAQKKLSNVEFIKNEATNIPLESESADIISISYGIRNIVARQEALIEFARILKKGGILVILEFTKNQNPSLLEKCAMFYTKKILPIVGGLVSQNYKAYKYLPDSIEEFLSTQKLNEELKESGFTPLYTKAFLANICTLFVAKRD, from the coding sequence ATGGAAAAACAACAAGAAATAATATCAATGTTTGACAACATAGCAGATAGCTATGATATAACAAATAGAATCTTAAGTTGTGGAATTGATGTAATATGGCGAAATAAGGCATGTAGTTTAGCGTTCCAAAATATGCAAACTAAAGATAATATAAATATCATCGATGTAGCATGTGGAACTGGAGATATGATAATAAAATGGCAAGAAAATGCAAATAAAAACAATATAAATATAAATAATATAAAAGGCATAGACCCAAGTGAGAAAATGCTACAAATCGCACAAAAAAAGCTCTCCAATGTAGAGTTTATAAAAAACGAAGCTACAAATATACCACTAGAGAGTGAAAGTGCAGATATTATTTCTATCTCTTATGGTATACGAAATATAGTGGCAAGACAAGAAGCTTTAATAGAGTTTGCAAGAATATTAAAAAAAGGTGGAATCTTAGTAATTTTAGAATTTACAAAAAACCAAAATCCAAGCCTACTGGAAAAATGTGCAATGTTTTATACAAAGAAGATTCTACCTATTGTTGGTGGTTTGGTATCACAAAATTATAAAGCATACAAATACCTGCCAGATTCAATAGAGGAGTTTTTAAGCACACAAAAACTAAACGAAGAACTAAAGGAAAGTGGATTTACACCACTATACACAAAGGCTTTTTTAGCAAATATTTGCACATTATTTGTTGCCAAAAGAGACTAG
- the argH gene encoding argininosuccinate lyase → MKENNKLWGGRFSSSSAKLLEEFNTSLPFDKRLYKQDIKCSKAHAKMLEKCEIINTKEKDLIINGLETIESLIDSGEFKFCISDEDIHMAVEKKLIELIGDSGKKLHTARSRNDQVAVDFRLFVLEQNKYIRSLLINLIETLINISQSHTDTIMPGMTHLQHAQPVNFAFILCAYVNMFMRDIHRLEDSYKQNNYCPLGSAALAGTPYNTDRFYTARELGFASPTLNAMDSVSDRDFALDFLYSLSVIVMHISRFAEELVLWSSSEFAFITLSDSYSTGSSIMPQKKNPDIPELLRGKSGRVYGNLISLLTTLKGLPLAYNKDTQEDKECVFDSLDTIDISLRILNDMLKEITINKQNMENACKMGHLTATDLADFLVQAVKIPFREAHHIVGKVVAYAESCNKDLSELTEDELCKVDSKIPQEAHKVLDIYTSMNSRNSYGGTSTASTQAQIQSIIAWLEIHKIGL, encoded by the coding sequence ATGAAAGAAAATAACAAACTATGGGGCGGACGATTTAGCTCAAGTAGTGCAAAGCTACTAGAAGAGTTTAACACTTCTTTGCCATTTGATAAGAGACTATATAAGCAAGATATAAAATGCTCAAAAGCACATGCAAAAATGCTAGAGAAATGCGAGATTATTAACACAAAAGAAAAAGACTTAATAATAAATGGGCTAGAAACAATAGAATCTTTAATAGATTCTGGCGAGTTTAAATTTTGTATATCTGATGAAGACATACATATGGCAGTAGAAAAAAAGTTAATAGAACTAATAGGAGATTCGGGCAAAAAGCTACACACCGCACGAAGCAGGAATGATCAGGTAGCAGTTGATTTTAGATTATTTGTGCTAGAACAAAACAAATACATAAGAAGTCTGCTTATAAATCTAATTGAAACACTAATAAATATATCGCAAAGCCATACAGACACTATTATGCCAGGTATGACACATCTCCAACATGCTCAACCGGTAAATTTTGCATTTATCCTTTGTGCTTATGTAAATATGTTTATGCGAGATATACATAGGCTAGAAGATTCATATAAGCAAAATAATTATTGCCCACTAGGCTCTGCTGCTCTAGCTGGGACACCATATAATACAGATAGATTCTACACTGCTAGAGAATTAGGATTTGCCTCCCCTACTTTAAATGCTATGGACAGCGTTAGTGATAGGGACTTTGCACTAGACTTTCTATATAGCTTAAGTGTAATTGTTATGCATATTTCAAGATTCGCAGAGGAGCTAGTATTATGGAGTAGTAGTGAGTTTGCTTTTATAACACTTAGTGATTCTTATTCTACTGGTAGCTCTATAATGCCTCAGAAAAAAAACCCAGATATACCAGAACTACTAAGAGGTAAAAGCGGTAGAGTGTATGGAAACTTAATATCTTTGCTAACAACACTAAAAGGGCTACCACTTGCATACAATAAAGACACACAAGAAGATAAAGAGTGTGTATTTGATAGCCTAGATACCATAGATATATCACTAAGAATCCTAAATGATATGTTAAAAGAAATAACAATAAACAAACAAAACATGGAAAACGCTTGCAAAATGGGACATCTAACGGCAACTGATTTGGCTGATTTTTTGGTGCAAGCAGTAAAAATACCATTTAGAGAAGCACATCATATAGTAGGCAAAGTAGTAGCATACGCTGAATCGTGCAATAAAGACTTAAGCGAACTTACAGAAGATGAACTATGCAAAGTAGATTCTAAAATACCACAAGAAGCTCACAAAGTGCTAGATATATATACTTCTATGAATAGTAGAAACTCTTATGGAGGCACTTCAACTGCCTCAACACAAGCACAAATACAAAGCATAATAGCATGGCTAGAAATACATAAAATAGGACTATAA
- the hemJ gene encoding protoporphyrinogen oxidase HemJ, translating into MLYFYIKVFHIISMVSWMAMLFYLPRLFVYHAENKDNKGFCDVVKIQEYKLFAFIGYPALIATIASGIGLIVLDPSIMKGGFMHAKITLVLILLAYHFSLYRYLLQFRDDKCNKSGKFFRNYNEVPTIILILITILIVLRPF; encoded by the coding sequence ATGTTGTATTTTTACATTAAGGTATTTCATATTATCTCTATGGTGTCTTGGATGGCTATGTTGTTTTATCTTCCAAGATTATTTGTATATCACGCAGAAAACAAGGACAATAAAGGATTCTGCGATGTTGTAAAGATTCAAGAATATAAACTTTTTGCATTTATAGGCTATCCTGCACTTATCGCTACAATAGCCTCTGGCATAGGACTAATAGTGCTAGATCCTTCAATTATGAAAGGTGGTTTTATGCATGCTAAGATAACTTTGGTGCTTATATTATTAGCATATCACTTTAGCTTATATAGATATTTGCTTCAATTTAGAGATGATAAATGCAACAAAAGCGGTAAATTCTTTAGAAACTACAATGAAGTGCCAACGATAATTTTGATACTAATTACAATCTTAATTGTTCTAAGACCTTTTTAA
- a CDS encoding fumarate reductase iron-sulfur subunit, whose amino-acid sequence MSGAVENSGRELTIRVLKFDPNSAVSKPHFKEYKLKEAHSMTIFIVLNMIREQYDSDLSFDFVCRAGICGSCGMMINGRPRLACRTLTKDFPDGVITLMPLPAFKLIKDLSVDTGNWFNGMSKRVESWIHAQEKNEEHMSKLEERVEPEVAQEVFELDRCIECGCCIASCGTKLMREDFVGAAGLNRVVRFMLDPHDERNDDDYYELVGDDNGVFGCMSLLACHDVCPKNLPLQSKIAYLRRKMASVN is encoded by the coding sequence ATGAGTGGAGCAGTAGAAAATAGCGGAAGAGAACTAACTATTAGAGTTTTAAAGTTTGATCCAAATAGTGCGGTCTCAAAGCCTCACTTCAAAGAATACAAACTAAAAGAAGCGCATTCTATGACAATCTTTATTGTTTTAAATATGATTAGAGAACAATATGATTCTGATCTTTCTTTTGACTTTGTATGTCGTGCTGGAATCTGCGGAAGTTGTGGAATGATGATAAATGGTCGCCCACGACTTGCTTGTAGAACTCTAACAAAAGATTTCCCTGATGGCGTTATTACGCTTATGCCTTTACCTGCATTTAAGCTAATTAAAGATTTATCTGTGGATACTGGAAATTGGTTTAATGGTATGAGCAAAAGAGTTGAGAGCTGGATTCATGCACAAGAAAAAAATGAAGAGCATATGAGCAAACTTGAAGAAAGAGTGGAGCCCGAAGTAGCGCAAGAAGTTTTTGAGCTTGATAGATGTATTGAATGTGGTTGTTGTATCGCTTCATGTGGAACTAAGCTAATGCGTGAAGACTTTGTAGGTGCTGCTGGACTAAATAGAGTAGTAAGATTCATGCTTGATCCACATGATGAAAGAAATGATGATGATTACTATGAATTAGTAGGTGACGATAATGGCGTGTTTGGTTGTATGAGCCTACTTGCTTGTCATGATGTATGCCCTAAAAATCTACCGTTGCAAAGCAAAATCGCTTATCTAAGACGCAAAATGGCTAGTGTAAATTAG
- a CDS encoding fumarate reductase flavoprotein subunit, whose amino-acid sequence MKIVYCDSLVIGGGLAGLRAAVACQEKGLSTIVLSLIPVKRSHSAAAQGGMQASLGNSKMSDGDNEDLHFADTVKGSDWGCDQQVARMFVTTAPKAIRQLAAWGVPWTRIKKGDRTAIINAQKTTITEEDFRHGLIHSRDFGGTKKWRTCYTADATGHTMLFAVANEALKHGVDIHDRKEAIAIIHKNGKCYGSIVRDLITGELIAYVAKGTLIATGGYGRIYKDTTNAVICEGIGTAIALETGVAKLGNMEAVQFHPTALFPSGILLTEGCRGDGGILRDVDGYRFMPDKEPEKKELASRDVVSRRMIERIREGKGVKSVYGEHLWLDISILGRKHIETNLRDVQEICECFAGIDPAEKWAPVKPMQHYSMGGIRTDYRGETALKGLFSAGEAACWDLHGFNRLGGNSVSEAVVSGMIIGDYFAESCQNAYADIETKLVEEFLQKEQNYLNSILENNGNENVFEIKNRMKEIMGDKVGIFRDGPHLKEAVDELEELYKRSKNIGIKTKRLSANPELEEAYRVPKMLKIALCVAKGALDRTESRGAHSREDYPKRDDVNWLKRTLASWEDPNQTLPTLTYEPLDISTMEIAPAFRGYGAKGMIIENPESLRRQEEIDKIRSEMEAQGKDRYEIQEALMPFTLQPQYKAKNERIGDKQ is encoded by the coding sequence ATGAAAATAGTATATTGCGATTCGTTAGTTATTGGTGGAGGTCTAGCAGGGCTTAGAGCAGCAGTTGCCTGTCAAGAAAAGGGGCTTAGCACGATAGTTTTAAGTTTAATTCCAGTTAAAAGGAGCCACTCGGCAGCAGCTCAAGGAGGTATGCAAGCCTCACTAGGAAATTCAAAAATGAGTGATGGAGACAATGAGGATTTGCACTTTGCAGACACTGTTAAAGGAAGTGATTGGGGTTGCGACCAACAAGTTGCTAGAATGTTTGTAACTACTGCACCAAAAGCTATTAGACAGCTTGCAGCTTGGGGTGTGCCTTGGACTAGAATTAAAAAAGGTGATAGAACTGCGATTATAAATGCACAAAAAACAACAATCACAGAAGAAGACTTCAGACATGGTTTAATCCATTCAAGAGACTTTGGTGGAACAAAAAAATGGAGAACTTGCTATACAGCTGATGCTACTGGACATACAATGCTTTTTGCAGTGGCAAATGAAGCACTAAAGCATGGTGTAGATATACACGATAGAAAAGAAGCAATAGCAATTATCCATAAAAATGGCAAGTGCTATGGCTCCATCGTAAGAGATCTAATCACAGGAGAGCTAATTGCTTATGTAGCAAAAGGAACTTTGATTGCAACGGGCGGATATGGAAGAATCTACAAAGATACTACAAATGCGGTAATTTGTGAAGGTATAGGAACTGCAATAGCATTAGAGACTGGTGTAGCAAAGCTTGGAAATATGGAAGCTGTGCAATTCCACCCAACAGCACTCTTCCCAAGTGGAATCTTGCTTACTGAAGGTTGTAGAGGTGATGGCGGTATCTTAAGAGATGTAGATGGTTACAGATTCATGCCAGATAAAGAACCAGAGAAAAAAGAGTTAGCAAGTAGAGATGTTGTATCTCGTAGAATGATTGAGCGAATCAGAGAAGGTAAAGGCGTAAAATCCGTATATGGTGAGCATTTATGGCTTGATATTTCAATCCTAGGTAGAAAGCATATTGAAACAAACTTAAGAGATGTACAAGAAATATGTGAATGTTTTGCAGGAATCGATCCAGCTGAAAAGTGGGCTCCAGTTAAGCCAATGCAACACTACTCAATGGGCGGAATTAGAACTGATTATAGAGGTGAGACTGCACTAAAAGGTCTATTCTCTGCAGGTGAAGCTGCTTGTTGGGATTTACATGGATTTAATAGACTTGGTGGGAACTCTGTATCAGAAGCGGTTGTTAGTGGCATGATTATTGGAGATTACTTTGCTGAAAGTTGCCAAAATGCTTATGCAGACATTGAAACTAAGCTTGTTGAAGAATTTTTACAAAAAGAGCAAAACTATCTAAATAGCATTTTAGAAAACAACGGCAATGAAAATGTCTTTGAAATCAAAAACAGAATGAAAGAAATTATGGGCGATAAGGTTGGAATCTTCCGTGATGGACCACACTTAAAAGAAGCAGTAGATGAGCTTGAAGAACTTTATAAGAGATCTAAAAATATAGGTATCAAAACAAAAAGACTTTCAGCAAACCCAGAGCTTGAAGAAGCCTATCGTGTGCCAAAAATGCTAAAAATTGCACTATGTGTTGCAAAAGGTGCGTTAGATAGAACAGAATCAAGAGGAGCACATAGTAGAGAAGACTATCCAAAAAGAGATGATGTAAATTGGCTCAAGAGAACTCTAGCTTCTTGGGAAGACCCAAATCAAACACTTCCTACGCTAACTTATGAGCCACTAGATATTTCTACAATGGAGATTGCACCTGCATTCCGTGGATATGGTGCTAAGGGTATGATTATAGAAAACCCTGAAAGTCTAAGAAGACAAGAAGAGATTGATAAAATAAGAAGCGAAATGGAAGCACAAGGTAAGGATAGATATGAAATTCAAGAAGCATTAATGCCATTTACCTTACAACCTCAATACAAAGCTAAAAACGAGAGAATAGGAGATAAACAATGA
- a CDS encoding fumarate reductase cytochrome b subunit: MQNDEVVIQSYLKVTSERKKRRNPAKWDKWQSITGVVLAIFILFHMCFTSSILFGVDAFNAVVAFSEGSFIFGGHGIPLITTLVVIVISAFFVAHAFLAMRKFPANFQQLMIFKTHKSLMKHCDTTLWWIQFITGFMLFFMGGAHLVTILFNSTSINALTSAARFVEGNLAEFYLVLLVVMVLHASIGLYRVIIKWIPLEAPTTAESNVKRKNVKVAVFAIFIILGVIAFIADFTWIALGKSL, from the coding sequence ATGCAAAATGATGAAGTAGTAATTCAGAGTTATTTAAAGGTAACTTCTGAAAGAAAAAAAAGAAGAAATCCAGCAAAATGGGATAAATGGCAAAGCATCACTGGTGTGGTTTTAGCTATTTTTATACTTTTCCACATGTGTTTTACTTCTTCTATACTTTTTGGCGTTGATGCGTTTAATGCAGTTGTTGCATTTTCGGAAGGTTCATTTATTTTTGGCGGTCATGGGATTCCGTTAATTACTACCTTAGTTGTAATTGTTATTAGTGCATTTTTTGTTGCACATGCATTCTTGGCAATGAGAAAGTTTCCAGCAAACTTCCAACAATTAATGATTTTCAAAACTCATAAATCATTAATGAAGCATTGCGATACTACGCTTTGGTGGATTCAATTCATAACTGGTTTTATGCTTTTCTTTATGGGTGGCGCTCACCTTGTTACTATTTTATTTAACTCTACAAGCATTAATGCGCTAACTTCAGCAGCTAGATTTGTAGAGGGCAATTTAGCAGAATTCTATTTAGTATTACTTGTAGTAATGGTATTACACGCTAGTATAGGATTGTATCGCGTTATTATAAAGTGGATTCCACTTGAAGCACCTACCACAGCAGAGAGCAATGTAAAGAGAAAAAATGTAAAAGTTGCTGTGTTTGCAATTTTTATAATTCTTGGCGTAATTGCCTTTATAGCTGATTTTACTTGGATTGCATTAGGCAAGAGTTTATAG
- a CDS encoding NifU family protein gives MLPFSDDELLKPVEIVIDKVRPMLINDGGNVTLLKVEEGKVYVRLEGACKGCPSSSQTLKFGIERALKNEIHPDIELVNVQ, from the coding sequence ATGTTGCCATTTAGTGATGATGAGCTTTTAAAGCCAGTTGAAATAGTAATTGATAAGGTTCGTCCTATGCTTATAAATGACGGAGGCAATGTAACTTTATTAAAAGTTGAAGAAGGAAAGGTTTATGTTAGGTTAGAGGGTGCCTGTAAGGGCTGTCCTAGTAGCTCACAAACTTTAAAATTCGGCATTGAAAGAGCATTAAAAAACGAAATACACCCGGATATAGAATTAGTAAATGTTCAATAA
- a CDS encoding UDP-N-acetylmuramoyl-L-alanyl-D-glutamate--2,6-diaminopimelate ligase, translated as MKVAVESDLFKYISDDSRDDFKDTAFLITDSSKRYLNEAKKRGFVYFITPQELSKYLNIDMQIIGITGTNGKTTTAAMIYSLLLDFGYRVGLLGTRGFFINEIKKRDKGLTTPSLLEIYTAINEAKNEGCDYFVMEVSSHAIVQKRIEGLEFALKILTNITSDHLDYHKTLQNYIDTKNSFLNDCDTKKLINKDDTNAKYPFQNTMTYGIESTATFSVKAYSLVDGITAQISYGKEEATFEFALFGKHNLYNALASIGAVKILLDAPLQDIALKFENFGGVLGRMQVVSQKPLIIVDFAHTHDGMEQIFQSFLHRKISVVFGAGGDRDRTKRPKMGYVASKYADKIYITSDNPRSENPLDIIEDIYSGIPNTLRDKLKIVRNENRADSIKCAIENLEHDEILLVLGKGDEKYQIIGEHTIYFDDVEEIQKNIRKNMQ; from the coding sequence ATGAAAGTAGCCGTAGAATCTGATTTATTTAAATATATTAGCGATGATTCTAGAGATGATTTTAAAGATACTGCATTTTTGATTACAGATAGTTCTAAGAGATACCTAAATGAGGCTAAAAAAAGAGGTTTTGTTTATTTTATAACACCACAAGAATTATCAAAATACTTAAATATAGACATGCAAATCATAGGAATTACTGGCACAAATGGGAAGACTACAACAGCTGCTATGATATATTCTTTGTTGCTTGATTTTGGCTATAGAGTTGGGTTACTTGGGACTAGAGGGTTTTTTATCAATGAGATAAAAAAAAGAGATAAAGGGCTTACAACGCCTAGTTTGCTTGAGATATACACAGCAATTAATGAAGCAAAAAATGAAGGTTGTGATTATTTTGTAATGGAAGTTAGTTCACATGCAATAGTGCAAAAAAGAATTGAGGGCTTGGAATTTGCACTAAAGATTCTAACTAATATAACAAGTGATCATTTGGATTATCACAAGACTTTACAAAATTACATAGATACAAAAAATAGCTTTTTAAATGATTGTGATACAAAAAAGCTCATAAATAAAGATGATACAAACGCTAAATATCCATTTCAAAATACAATGACTTATGGTATTGAATCTACTGCTACTTTTAGTGTGAAGGCATATTCTTTAGTTGATGGTATAACAGCTCAAATCTCATACGGAAAAGAGGAAGCCACCTTTGAATTTGCACTCTTTGGTAAGCATAATTTGTATAACGCATTAGCAAGTATTGGTGCAGTAAAGATTCTGCTAGATGCTCCATTACAAGATATAGCTTTGAAGTTTGAGAACTTTGGGGGTGTTTTAGGTAGAATGCAAGTTGTCTCTCAAAAGCCACTAATTATTGTTGATTTTGCACATACACATGATGGCATGGAGCAGATATTTCAGTCATTTTTGCATAGGAAAATTTCTGTGGTATTTGGTGCAGGTGGAGATAGAGATAGGACAAAAAGACCTAAAATGGGCTATGTAGCCTCTAAATATGCAGATAAGATATATATAACAAGCGATAATCCAAGAAGTGAGAATCCGCTAGACATAATAGAAGATATATATTCTGGAATCCCAAATACACTAAGGGATAAACTGAAAATAGTGCGAAATGAAAATAGAGCAGATAGCATAAAATGTGCAATAGAAAATTTAGAGCATGATGAAATATTGTTAGTGCTTGGAAAAGGTGATGAAAAGTATCAAATCATAGGGGAGCATACGATTTATTTTGATGATGTAGAAGAGATTCAAAAAAATATTAGAAAAAACATGCAATAA
- a CDS encoding flagellar basal body rod C-terminal domain-containing protein, with the protein MDPISSSQGYNPFGSFTSPSTGVRSGALETSNTDISEEMVNNVVNENATKANAQAIQTQDNMMQSALDILA; encoded by the coding sequence ATGGATCCAATTTCAAGTAGTCAAGGATATAATCCTTTTGGTAGTTTCACTAGTCCTTCAACAGGTGTAAGAAGCGGTGCGTTAGAAACTTCTAACACAGATATATCTGAAGAGATGGTGAATAATGTAGTAAATGAAAATGCTACTAAAGCTAATGCACAAGCTATACAGACACAAGATAATATGATGCAAAGTGCATTGGATATACTAGCTTAA